Sequence from the Mycobacterium florentinum genome:
CCCGGACACCGACGAAGGGGCGCGCCATGTTGGCACAGTTCGAGATGTCCATTCCCCTGGTCGCCGCGCCGATGTCGGGCGGCCCGACCACGCCGGCGATGGTGGCGGCCGCAACCGCGGCCGGCGGCCTGGGCATGCTCGCCGCGGGCTACAAAACGGTAGAAGCCGTCGAAGCCGAGCTCAAAACCGTTCGTGCCGAGGCAATCCCGTTCGGCATCAACCTGTTTGCGCCAAACCCGGTGCCGGTCGATCCCGACAGCTACCGCGCCTACGCCGCGATCATTCAGCGGGAGGCCGACCAGCTCGGCCTCACCCTGCCGGCCGATCCCGTCGAGGACACCGACCGGTTCGACGAGAAGATCGCGTTGTTGCTCGACGACCCCGTGCCGATGGTGTCGTTCACGTTCGGCATCCCGCCGCGCAGCGTGATCGCCGCGCTGCGGCAGGCCAACACCGTGGTGGTCCAAACGGTGACGACGCCGGACGAGGCGCTGCAAGCACATGACGCCGGCGTCGACATGCTGGCTGTGCAGGCGGCGGTCGCCGGCGGGCATTCCGGCACGCTCTCGCCGCTGCGGCCGTTGCAACCGGTTCCGATCGTGGATCTGGTCAAACAGGTCGCGGCGGCGGTGCCACTGCCCGTGCTGGCGGCCGGTGGGCTGGCCACACCCGACGCGGTGGCCGACGTGATCCGCGCGGGTGCCGCAGCCGCCGTCGTCGGCACCGTGCTGTTGCGCGCCACCGAGAGCGGTGCGTCGGCAACTCACCAGGCTGCGCTGACCGATCCCGCTCGGACCGAGACCGTGCTCACCCATGCCTTCACCGGACGCCCCGCCCGCGGATTGCGCAACACGTTCATCGACGATCACGAGGCCCAGGCACCGTTCGGCTATCCCGCAATTCACTACCTGACCAGCCCGCTGCGCAAAGCCGCTGCCGCAGCGGGGATACCGGACTACGTCCACCTGTGGGCGGGGACGGGATACCGGCACGCGACCGCCGAACCCACCGCGGACATTCTGCGGCGGCTTGCGTCGAATCTGTGATTATTCGCCGAGCAGCGAGGAGCTCAGTTACTCAGGTACAAGTACCAAAGGCCGTCGGAATGCTGAACGCACGAGAAATGAGTCCAGGTCCCGGGATGAACGACCTCGACGTGCGGGCCGTCCACCATGCACGCGGCCTGCGTCGCGTAGTTGCCCTCCACCAGAATCTCGTCGGCGTTACTGATCCCGACCCCGGTTGTCATTAGCCCAGCAAACGCCAGCGCGCTAACGGCTATCATCTTTCTCACGAAAAACCTCCTGCTCGCGCTCGAACTTATCTTCGCGCTTGAGGCCCCGACACCCCCGGTGTTGCGTTGACGCTACCAGCTCGCGATCGCCCGTGCAGCAAATCAATAGAATTTGCGAGACCGCCCCGACCCGGCTCGGGTGAGCAGTGGCGCCGTCCCGGCCGAATGGGGCCGCGCGGTACGTCGAATTGTTCGGATAGTGCGGGCCGCAGACTACCGATACGCCAGGTGAAACAATGGTGTATAAGCGGTACTTTCGATATGCACTGAAGCTCTCGGCCGTTAAATTGTGCGAGTGGATGCCTCGCCAGCCGACGTCACCAGAGTCCGGCACACGGTCGACGCACACCACGGTGCGGTGACCGAACAGGCTCCTACCGAAGCCCCGACTGTCGTGAGTTCCGAAGGGCCCACCGTCCCAATTCAGCTCGCCCGGCCCGGGCACCGTTTCTGGACCAAAGAACTGGCATTAGCCCTGGCGGGAATGCTGGCCACGCTCATCACCGCCGTGACAGCCTCGTATTTCGCGTACCAAACCAGCGTTGCTACCGCTGAAACCGTCCGCAAACAAAGCGATGTCGAATTTGCCCGAAATGAGCGCAAGAGTACTTACACCGAGCTCTTGGCGAAGATGCAGATCATGGTTGCCATCGAGCAAGAGGTCGACATTTCTCGATACAACCGGGACGCCGACCCGCTGACCGAGCCGGCCTTCCTCGACGAAATAGGCAAATGGGAATCGGCAAGCCTTCAATTGTCGAATGCCGCCGCGGCGGTGGACTTGGTCGGATCGGCATCCATGCGGCTTCGGACGCTGGCGCTGCGCGAGGCCAACAACTCCCTGTCCACCGCGTACGCGGCACTCAACACCGAATATCTGCACAACCCGACGAATCGCCAGAAAATCGATGCGACGATCCGGGAGTTCGATTCACGACGTACCGCGATGATTCGGGCACGAGTCGACCTGATCGACGAAGCCCGCGCGGACCTGGGGATGCTGGGCAACCGGCCGTGAGGTCGCACCGTTCTAGAACTCGAAGCGGTTGAGCATGTCGTACGGGCCGAACGGCGACGCGTTGAAGAATCGGTAGATCCACCGCACCAGCGTGCTGTCGATCTTCTCGTAGCCGGCCTGCGCCGGTGTCTGTTCGACCAATCGCAGCTTCCGATTCCACGTTTCGATGTCTCGCGCGTTGCCGATGCCCCACTTGATGATGCCCCGGGTGAACACCTTCGACAGCATTGGCGCCAGCGCGGAGAGGCTGTCGAATTGCAGCTCGCCGCAATCGAATCGGTCCAGCAGGCGCGCGAACAGCTCGCGGACTCCACTCTCGTCCACGTACATCAGCAGCCCCTCGGCGACGACGAGTGTCGGGTGGCCGGTGGGAATCTGGTGGAGCCATTGCGGATCGGTCACCGACGAACCGATCATCCGGTAGCGCTCGGTTTCGTCGTACAGGCGCCGGCGAAGCTCGATGACACTGGGCTGGTCGAGGTCGAACCACAGCACCGCCGGCGGTACGTCGAGGCGAAAGACACGGCCGTCGAGGCCACAGCCCAGGTGCAAGACGACCGCATCGGGATGGTGCGCAAGGAAATCGGCGGACCACACGTCGAGCTGTTTGGCACGCAGCGCAACCAGGTACTGGTTCGACGCCGGCAGTGAGTTGCGGTGTATGCGTTTGAAGTCGTAGTCGATCCGGTCGACGGCCTCCGCGGCGGCATGGTCACCCAGAATCGGATGCCGGGTGCGGCTTTCGTGGGCGCGCAGGTATAGCGTCACGAGGTTCGTCCACTCCACCGAGCCCCAACGGACCGAACTGAAATCAACCTTGCCCGTCGTCACTGTCCCCTCCTGGATTGGTGGCCTACGGATAGCGAAGCGCATCGGCGGCCTCGATGGCCACCCCCGAAGTACTCGGCGGGGAATACAAGCTGGTCACGCGGGTGCAGGCGCTTCGAATCGAAGTTTGCCCATCCGATCGCCCTTGGGCTCCGAAGAACTATCGAGCAACGGTTGTGGCGGGTGACACCGCTAGGTCAAGAAAGGGGCCTCTCGATGCGACAGGTGACGTTCAAAATGGTTGCCGCTGGCGACGGTTCACCACCGACCTCGACCGGATACTGCTACTACCTGGTGGCCCACGCGGTCGCGACGGTTTTACTGCTGATCACCCTGGTTGCCGCGATATGGCAATTCATGGACTGGGTCGTGACGCCGTCATGCCCGGAAGCCAGTCCGGTGTCGTCGTCAGCGGTCGCGGTGGCTGCGGGGACCACCGCGCCGCTGACGGACAAGCCCACACCCACCACCGCGTCGGTGTCGTACCGCAACACGGCGCGCACCGACACGCTGGCCGACTCCGGTGACTGCCCGTGCCCGAAGGCCGGACAGTGACCGGTCAGAAGGCCTCGGGATCCTGCTGCACGGCTGCCGGCACCGGATGCTGGTACAGGCGCGACGCGTTCTCCCAGGTGAATTTGCGGATCGCGTCGGGCGGTAGATCACCGATCTCCTCGTGGATCGTCTGTTGAGTGTGCGGCCAGGTCGAGTCGCAATGCGGGTAATCGGCTTCGAGCATGATGTTGTCCATACCGATTCGGTCGCGCTGCACGAACGACGACTTGTCCTCCACCGCGCAGAACCAGAAGTTGCGGGTGAAAACCTCTGCGGGAGTGAGCTTCTCCCCCATCGCTGCCCAGGTCCCGTACATCGCGTGATAGCTGAGCATGTGGTCGAGGCGATCGAGCAAGCCTGCCACCCAGCCGATTCCGCCTTCGGACAGACAGATCTTGAGATCCGGGAATCTGCTGGGCAATCCGGAGTACAACCAGTCGACGGCCGCCGAAATGGCGTAGGCGAAGAAGAGCACGCCCTGGACGTCGGGAGGTGCGTCCTCGGTGGTCGACGGCGAGGAACCCGACGATCCGATGTGCAGATTCACCACCGTCCCGGTCTCGGCACACGCGGCCATGATCGGATCCCAGTGTCCTGAATGGATACTCGGCAATCCGAGCATCGCGGGGTTCTCGCTGAACGTGACGGCGTGAAAACCGCGCTCGGCGTTCTCGCGGATCATCTCCGCGCCCAGTTCGGGGTCCAGCAGCCAGGGCAGCTGGCAGGGAATGATCCGGTCGGGGTACGACCCCGCCCACACCTCGAGGTGCCAGTCGTTCCAGGCGCGAACCGAGGCCAGCGCCAGATCGCGATCCTTGGTCACCTGCTGCAACCGCTGGCCGGCGAATCCCGGCAGGAACGAGGGAAAGTTCAGCGACGCGTAGATGCCGTTGAGGTCCATGTCCTTGACGCGTTCGTGAATATCCCATGCGCCCCTGCGCATTTCGTCGAATCGAACCGGCTCGAAGCCGTACTCCGCCACCGGTCGCCCTACCACGGCGTTGAACCCGACGTTGGGCAGTTCCTGGTTGTCGTAGACCCAGGTCTGTCCGCCGGTGTCGGTGTCGACGACCCTGGGCGCCCGGTCGGCGAACTTTCGCGGCAGCCGGCCGGTGAACGTGTCCGGGGGCTCCACGATGTGGTCGTCCACCGAGATCACCGTGTAGCGGCGCGGCGAACGCGGCGGGTCCGGCAGAAACGTGACCGAGCGCTCGTCACCGGTCTTGGCCGTCGTGAAACTCAGGTTCGAGGCCAGCTCGTCGATCGATTTCACCAGTCAGCTCCTTGTGCCAGCGCGAGCAGACGCAAAAGCGCCTGAATTCGGCGTGAATTGGGTGCTTTTGCGTCTGCTCGCCGTTCAGCTGAGTACATCGGGATCCGCCTTGATGGTCATCCGCGCCGCCCCCGCCCAATACACGTCAGCGGCGCGCTCGATCAG
This genomic interval carries:
- a CDS encoding nitronate monooxygenase translates to MLAQFEMSIPLVAAPMSGGPTTPAMVAAATAAGGLGMLAAGYKTVEAVEAELKTVRAEAIPFGINLFAPNPVPVDPDSYRAYAAIIQREADQLGLTLPADPVEDTDRFDEKIALLLDDPVPMVSFTFGIPPRSVIAALRQANTVVVQTVTTPDEALQAHDAGVDMLAVQAAVAGGHSGTLSPLRPLQPVPIVDLVKQVAAAVPLPVLAAGGLATPDAVADVIRAGAAAAVVGTVLLRATESGASATHQAALTDPARTETVLTHAFTGRPARGLRNTFIDDHEAQAPFGYPAIHYLTSPLRKAAAAAGIPDYVHLWAGTGYRHATAEPTADILRRLASNL
- a CDS encoding amidohydrolase family protein, giving the protein MKSIDELASNLSFTTAKTGDERSVTFLPDPPRSPRRYTVISVDDHIVEPPDTFTGRLPRKFADRAPRVVDTDTGGQTWVYDNQELPNVGFNAVVGRPVAEYGFEPVRFDEMRRGAWDIHERVKDMDLNGIYASLNFPSFLPGFAGQRLQQVTKDRDLALASVRAWNDWHLEVWAGSYPDRIIPCQLPWLLDPELGAEMIRENAERGFHAVTFSENPAMLGLPSIHSGHWDPIMAACAETGTVVNLHIGSSGSSPSTTEDAPPDVQGVLFFAYAISAAVDWLYSGLPSRFPDLKICLSEGGIGWVAGLLDRLDHMLSYHAMYGTWAAMGEKLTPAEVFTRNFWFCAVEDKSSFVQRDRIGMDNIMLEADYPHCDSTWPHTQQTIHEEIGDLPPDAIRKFTWENASRLYQHPVPAAVQQDPEAF
- a CDS encoding class I SAM-dependent methyltransferase, with the translated sequence MRFAIRRPPIQEGTVTTGKVDFSSVRWGSVEWTNLVTLYLRAHESRTRHPILGDHAAAEAVDRIDYDFKRIHRNSLPASNQYLVALRAKQLDVWSADFLAHHPDAVVLHLGCGLDGRVFRLDVPPAVLWFDLDQPSVIELRRRLYDETERYRMIGSSVTDPQWLHQIPTGHPTLVVAEGLLMYVDESGVRELFARLLDRFDCGELQFDSLSALAPMLSKVFTRGIIKWGIGNARDIETWNRKLRLVEQTPAQAGYEKIDSTLVRWIYRFFNASPFGPYDMLNRFEF